The genomic interval TTTGCTTCCTGCACAGGTCGAGGAGGAGAGCACATACCGCACGTCGAGTGTGTGTCACAGACCCTGCTTCACGTTAATCATTGGGACCCCGAGGGCGAGGCCGAGATCTTGATATTTGGTCGGCCTTATTACCAGAAAGATGTATCCAAGATGATCATGAATTTGGCTGACTATCATCGCCAACTCCGGGCACGAAGTATGAAACCGGGAATAGTGAGGGGTACCCTGGGCAGGCCATGGGTTCCTTGGTAGGGATCCTGATGCTTCCTGGATATCACAGGGCAGTGGTTTCATCCTCTGAGTCCAGGAGAGGGTTTCCTTCTTGCAAGGAATATAGAAGCCCAAATTAACCGTGCACTCTCAGGTTTCGAGCCCTAATCTCCTAGCCAGTTTGAATAAATCTTTTTGTGGAGAGTAGGGGACACAGGTAAGGTCTTCACACTCTTCTTCCAGGTTCAGAGAAATCCACTGCCCAGGATGTAGCGACCCAACGGTCCCCCGACGCTGTCCCGGAGGCGGTGACCCAGACCTCTCCAAAGTCTGTCGGGGAGGCGGTGACTCAGCCGTCCCACGACACAGCCCCGGAGGCGGCGACTCAGAGCTCTCCAAAGTCTGTCGGGGAGGCGGTGACTCAGCGGTCCCACGACACAGCCCCGGAGGTGGCGACTCAGAGCTCTCCGAAGTCTGTTCGAGAGGCGGCGACTCAGAGCTCTCCAAAGGTTGTCCGCGAGGCCGGGACCCAGCAGGACCCCGAGGCTGTCCGGGAGGCAGCGACCCAAAGCTCTCCGAAGGCTGTCCGGGAGGCGGCGACCCATCAGGACCCCGACGCTGTCCGGGAGGCAGCGACCCAAAGCTCTCCGAAAGCTGTCCGGGAGGCGGC from Suricata suricatta isolate VVHF042 chromosome 7, meerkat_22Aug2017_6uvM2_HiC, whole genome shotgun sequence carries:
- the KHDC3L gene encoding KHDC3-like protein, with product MAIPNRFPTLMQLEKREGTIFKVLGNLTKQPYWFHSEYLTSPKAIHLEAWLVEAIFGRGGEHIPHVECVSQTLLHVNHWDPEGEAEILIFGRPYYQKDVSKMIMNLADYHRQLRARSSEKSTAQDVATQRSPDAVPEAVTQTSPKSVGEAVTQPSHDTAPEAATQSSPKSVGEAVTQRSHDTAPEVATQSSPKSVREAATQSSPKVVREAGTQQDPEAVREAATQSSPKAVREAATHQDPDAVREAATQSSPKAVREAATQQDPEAVREAATQQDPDAVREAATQSSPKAVQEAATQQDPEAVREAATQQDPDAVREAATQSSPKAAREAATQRDSDAVLAR